From the genome of Argentina anserina chromosome 4, drPotAnse1.1, whole genome shotgun sequence, one region includes:
- the LOC126790563 gene encoding uncharacterized protein LOC126790563 isoform X1, whose translation MGLLGLLGFALQCFDVLAWPLFAMLYPLYSSIKAIETNSITDTHKLNTYWVVFSLILLFEHAFMKFLEWFLLWQYIRLLIVFILVMPRFDGALYVYRHLIYPCFSMGPQIVLNLFNKRKESLLKDNFPSENGPEGLVKFIAGKSKFMKPNGEQKDIKAVQVMLKNKEATASQVSLAEPNVTVNEDNFSSRRMNEKVIEVAVDRKDNPPPKKVQKEPTTVSPLPTQTDAISNSPLGDNKHKATYEALEIKNEAVQKLTWPENRIEKPDEVGTGIEDPESPKEVQKEWTCALCQVTTISERTLNFHLSGRKHKVAYEALKAKNQAKVPKIAPASTAKTSHQPNQEPGKSIRSSESKAKGTVNQNVQGQKNTSPSATPKKCCKLTEEVAETVSSNVQKGKTAIPIGKVHSQQPKPNEVPRVKRSGFWCEICSIRCPGEIDMRCHLSGKKHKENMQERQENLIKIARMNMPSGPS comes from the exons ATGGGTTTACTGGGTCTTCTTGGTTTTGCGCTCCAATGCTTTGATGTTCTTGCATG GCCTCTCTTCGCTATGCTCTATCCTCT GTATTCTTCCATAAAAGCAATCGAGACAAACTCCATTACAGACACTCACAAGTTGAATACGTATTGGGTCGTCTTCTCATTGATCTTGCTCTTCGAACATGCTTTTATGAAGTTCCTAGAATG GTTCCTTCTCTGGCAATACATTAGGCTACTAATTGTCTTTATTTTGGTGATGCCGCGTTTTGATGGTGCCTTATATGTCTATAGACACCTTATCTATCCATGCTTCTCCATGGGACCCCAAATTGTTTTAAACTTGTTCAATAAGCGGAAGGAGTCGCTTCTGAAAGATAACTTTCCCTCTGAGAATGGACCTGAAGGTTTGGTGAAGTTTATCGCTGGCAAG TCCAAATTTATGAAGCCAAATGGTGAACAGAAAGATATTAAAGCTGTGCAGGTAATGCTGAAAAATAAGGAAGCAACTGCTAGCCAA GTTAGTCTGGCAGAGCCTAATGTCACTGTGAATGAAGATAACTTTTCTTCTAGGAGGATGAATGAAAAAGTCATTGAGGTTGCAGTTGACAGAAAAGATAATCCACCTCCAAAGAAGGTCCAGAAGGAGCCGACTACAGTCAGTCCTCTACCAACTCAAACTGATGCAATTTCTAATTCCCCTCTAGGTGATAATAAACACAAGGCTACATACGAGGCACTGGAGATAAAGAATGAGGCAGTGCAGAAGCTCACCTGGCCTGAAAATCGTATTGAAAAGCCAGATGAGGTTGGAACAGGTATAGAAGATCCAGAGTCTCCTAAAGAAGTCCAGAAAGAGTGGACTTGTGCTCTCTGTCAGGTAACTACTATAAGTGAAAGAACTTTGAATTTCCACCTGTCAGGGAGAAAACACAAGGTGGCATACGAGGCACTGAAAGCAAAAAACCAGGCAAAAGTGCCCAAGATTGCCCCAGCTTCAACTGCCAAAACATCCCATCAACCGAACCAAGAGCCAGGAAAGAGTATCCGCAGCAGTGAATCAAAAGCAAAAGGTACTGTAAATCAAAATGTGCAAGGCCAGAAAAATACTAGTCCGTCTGCGACCCCAAAGAAGTGCTGTAAACTGACAGAGGAGGTAGCAGAGACTGTTTCCAGCAACGTCCAGAAAGGGAAAACTGCTATACCCATAGGGAAGGTACACAGTCAACAACCGAAGCCAAATGAAGTTCCCAGGGTGAAGAGATCCGGATTCTGGTGCGAAATTTGTAGCATACGCTGTCCTGGTGAGATTGACATGCGCTGTCATCTCAGTGGAAAAAAGCACAAGGAAAATATGCAAGAACGACAGGAGAACCTAATCAAGATTGCAAGGATGAATATGCCTAGTGGCCCTTCGTGA
- the LOC126791152 gene encoding gamma-glutamyl peptidase 5-like, whose translation MGGKKFGVLLCAEDTDFVKNMYGGYFGVFLKMLAEEGETWDLYRVACGEFPDDDEVENYDGFVISGSSRDAHGNDAWICRLLTLLSKLDSLKIKVLGICFGHQILSRALGGKSGRAITGWDIGIRNVQLSSSCKVFSSLKIPALLSIYEIHRDEVWELPPKAELIAWSEKTGVEMFRYGDHMMGIQGHPEYTKDILLNLIDRLVKLNFILDSETEELKSNVLAREPDREAWRRLCLNFLKGGL comes from the exons ATGGGAGGGAAGAAGTTTGGGGTGCTGCTCTGCGCAGAGGACACGGACTTTGTGAAGAACATGTACGGTGGTTATTTCGGGGTGTTTCTGAAAATGCTGGCCGAGGAAGGCGAGACCTGGGATTTGTACCGCGTGGCCTGCGGAGAGTTTCCCGACGACGACGAGGTCGAGAACTATGATGGGTTTGTTATCTCCGGGAGTAGCAGAGATGCTCATGGGAATGATGCTTGGATCTGCAGACTACTAACCCTTTTGAGCAAACTGGATTCCCTCAAGATCAAAGTCCTCGGCATTTGCTTCGGCCATCAG ATATTAAGTCGTGCGCTGGGTGGAAAATCTGGCAGGGCCATCACAGGGTGGGATATCGGAATTCGAAACGTCCAGTTATCATCCTCTTGCAAGGTCTTCTCCTCCCTCAAGATTCCAGCTCTTCTCTCCATCTATGAGATCCATAGAGATGAG GTGTGGGAACTTCCACCAAAGGCTGAGCTAATTGCCTGGTCGGAAAAAACTGGGGTTGAGATGTTCAGGTATGGTGATCACATGATGGGCATCCAAGGCCACCCTGAATACACCAAAGACATTCTTCTCAACCTCATTGATCGTCTCGTTAAGCTTAACTTCATCTTG GATTCTGAAACTGAAGAGTTGAAGTCAAACGTGCTTGCTCGCGAACCAGATAGGGAGGCATGGAGAAGGCTGTGCTTAAACTTTCTCAAAGGTGGTTTATGA
- the LOC126790563 gene encoding uncharacterized protein LOC126790563 isoform X2, producing the protein MGLLGLLGFALQCFDVLAWPLFAMLYPLYSSIKAIETNSITDTHKLNTYWVVFSLILLFEHAFMKFLEWFLLWQYIRLLIVFILVMPRFDGALYVYRHLIYPCFSMGPQIVLNLFNKRKESLLKDNFPSENGPEGLVKFIAGKSKFMKPNGEQKDIKAVQVSLAEPNVTVNEDNFSSRRMNEKVIEVAVDRKDNPPPKKVQKEPTTVSPLPTQTDAISNSPLGDNKHKATYEALEIKNEAVQKLTWPENRIEKPDEVGTGIEDPESPKEVQKEWTCALCQVTTISERTLNFHLSGRKHKVAYEALKAKNQAKVPKIAPASTAKTSHQPNQEPGKSIRSSESKAKGTVNQNVQGQKNTSPSATPKKCCKLTEEVAETVSSNVQKGKTAIPIGKVHSQQPKPNEVPRVKRSGFWCEICSIRCPGEIDMRCHLSGKKHKENMQERQENLIKIARMNMPSGPS; encoded by the exons ATGGGTTTACTGGGTCTTCTTGGTTTTGCGCTCCAATGCTTTGATGTTCTTGCATG GCCTCTCTTCGCTATGCTCTATCCTCT GTATTCTTCCATAAAAGCAATCGAGACAAACTCCATTACAGACACTCACAAGTTGAATACGTATTGGGTCGTCTTCTCATTGATCTTGCTCTTCGAACATGCTTTTATGAAGTTCCTAGAATG GTTCCTTCTCTGGCAATACATTAGGCTACTAATTGTCTTTATTTTGGTGATGCCGCGTTTTGATGGTGCCTTATATGTCTATAGACACCTTATCTATCCATGCTTCTCCATGGGACCCCAAATTGTTTTAAACTTGTTCAATAAGCGGAAGGAGTCGCTTCTGAAAGATAACTTTCCCTCTGAGAATGGACCTGAAGGTTTGGTGAAGTTTATCGCTGGCAAG TCCAAATTTATGAAGCCAAATGGTGAACAGAAAGATATTAAAGCTGTGCAG GTTAGTCTGGCAGAGCCTAATGTCACTGTGAATGAAGATAACTTTTCTTCTAGGAGGATGAATGAAAAAGTCATTGAGGTTGCAGTTGACAGAAAAGATAATCCACCTCCAAAGAAGGTCCAGAAGGAGCCGACTACAGTCAGTCCTCTACCAACTCAAACTGATGCAATTTCTAATTCCCCTCTAGGTGATAATAAACACAAGGCTACATACGAGGCACTGGAGATAAAGAATGAGGCAGTGCAGAAGCTCACCTGGCCTGAAAATCGTATTGAAAAGCCAGATGAGGTTGGAACAGGTATAGAAGATCCAGAGTCTCCTAAAGAAGTCCAGAAAGAGTGGACTTGTGCTCTCTGTCAGGTAACTACTATAAGTGAAAGAACTTTGAATTTCCACCTGTCAGGGAGAAAACACAAGGTGGCATACGAGGCACTGAAAGCAAAAAACCAGGCAAAAGTGCCCAAGATTGCCCCAGCTTCAACTGCCAAAACATCCCATCAACCGAACCAAGAGCCAGGAAAGAGTATCCGCAGCAGTGAATCAAAAGCAAAAGGTACTGTAAATCAAAATGTGCAAGGCCAGAAAAATACTAGTCCGTCTGCGACCCCAAAGAAGTGCTGTAAACTGACAGAGGAGGTAGCAGAGACTGTTTCCAGCAACGTCCAGAAAGGGAAAACTGCTATACCCATAGGGAAGGTACACAGTCAACAACCGAAGCCAAATGAAGTTCCCAGGGTGAAGAGATCCGGATTCTGGTGCGAAATTTGTAGCATACGCTGTCCTGGTGAGATTGACATGCGCTGTCATCTCAGTGGAAAAAAGCACAAGGAAAATATGCAAGAACGACAGGAGAACCTAATCAAGATTGCAAGGATGAATATGCCTAGTGGCCCTTCGTGA